The DNA region ACGTTAGAAAGGAACAGGTTTTAAAAGGCAAGAAACGGCGTCGCATCAGCCGCGGACGTTTAGTAGCACGTGGTAGGAGACACAACGATTCTTTAACAGAAACAGAAGCCTACTAGAAAAATTAACTCATTGGAAATGTCGCTGTTAGTGGACCCCGATTCGCCTTTGTGCGCGAGCAATGAACTGGATTTGTTTACAGTGCCCGGATCAGTGTTTAGCTACAAACACCGCGATTATGTCGCTTACGAATCATCAACTTCAATTAGCGACAACGGGCCGATAGTATTTAGAATTCCAAAAACTGATAAATacatagatttgaatttaacttatttgaaattgaaattccgaGTTGTAAGGGCCGACGGAAATAATCTCGATGAAGGAAACGCAATTTCTATGATCAACAGTTGCAACAGTTTTTTCAGCGACGTCCAAGTATCGTTTAACGATAAAATAGTAACGCACGACAATGGACTTTACCCGCTCAGgtgtgaaattgaaaatttaataaattatAGCCACGAAACGAAAAACTATTCTTGGTTAAACTGCGACATTTACGCAAAAGATGAAAGCGgaaaaaaatctgatttcGATGTGAAGAAGGAAGGTGTGAATAGCGGATTAATGAAACGACATGATTATGTGACAAACAGCAAGTTAGTGACCGCGTACACTAGATTACACGCCGACGTGTTTAGAAAGGACAAAGTGCTATTGAATAACGTTGATATACAAGTGAAACTACTCAGATCAAAAGATAGTTTTGTTTTGATGTCTGGTGACCAGCACGCGGACTATAGATTGAAAATAGAGAGCGCTCAGCTGCATGTCAGAACGTGTGAATTGGATAGTTCTATTTTAATGGCTCACGCTAATACTTTGGGAAAGAAAATGGCGAAATATTTCTTTACACGATCTGAAATGCATACGATTAATATCCCTAAAGGACATAGAACTATTACTAAAGATTCGTTGTTTTTAGGTGAAATTCCAAGAGCTATAATAGCTTGTTTTGTAGAAGACGAAGCAATGTCTGGTAATTATAGAAAATGCCCTTACAATTTTTTAGATTACAATTTAGCAGAAATGTCTGTTACGGTAAATAATGTTCACATCCAAAATAGCCCATTGGTTTTAGATTCCGAGGGGGATGGGGTGGAGGCATATTTCAACGCTTTACTTTCGAGAGGTATGTTATACAAAAACGAGAATTTCGGTATTAAAAGAGACGAATTTAAAGCGGGAAATTTCATgtgtattttcaatatatctcCTGTATTGGGCGACGACCATTTGTCTCTTATTCAACGCGGATCGTTAAAAATTCAGTTACGATTTGATAAAGATTTACCGACCAATGTAAATTTAGTTTTACTCGCCGTGTTTGACGAAGTTTTGCAAGTCGCTGAAAACAGAGACATTACcattgatttttaaaaataatgttatacACTAATCAGATTATAGAATTAATGAAACATGACGAATGTATAAAACCTCGATTTAAAGGTGTTTTTCCGTGTGATATGATGCCGAcagtaaatattttgaaaccttatggttttattgtaaatactgATAATTCGTATGAGCCTGGTACGCATTGGTTAAGCATATTTATAAACGGATCTAAAATCGGATTTTTCTTTGACTCTTTCGGCAAAGCACCGAATTTTTACGGTGAAATAT from Tubulanus polymorphus chromosome 12, tnTubPoly1.2, whole genome shotgun sequence includes:
- the LOC141914239 gene encoding uncharacterized protein F54H12.2-like, with the protein product MSLLVDPDSPLCASNELDLFTVPGSVFSYKHRDYVAYESSTSISDNGPIVFRIPKTDKYIDLNLTYLKLKFRVVRADGNNLDEGNAISMINSCNSFFSDVQVSFNDKIVTHDNGLYPLRCEIENLINYSHETKNYSWLNCDIYAKDESGKKSDFDVKKEGVNSGLMKRHDYVTNSKLVTAYTRLHADVFRKDKVLLNNVDIQVKLLRSKDSFVLMSGDQHADYRLKIESAQLHVRTCELDSSILMAHANTLGKKMAKYFFTRSEMHTINIPKGHRTITKDSLFLGEIPRAIIACFVEDEAMSGNYRKCPYNFLDYNLAEMSVTVNNVHIQNSPLVLDSEGDGVEAYFNALLSRGMLYKNENFGIKRDEFKAGNFMCIFNISPVLGDDHLSLIQRGSLKIQLRFDKDLPTNVNLVLLAVFDEVLQVAENRDITIDF